The Deltaproteobacteria bacterium DNA window AAAACTCGGTTGGGGCCAAGCAAGTTTTGCCTCAAAAGAAGAAAACCTCGAATCCGAAGCTGAGAAAAATAAAGTCCCAGCAATCAAAATTGATAATAACAATGCCATTGTTATTCGTGAGGTAGATGGTGGTCTTGAAACTGTTTCAATAACAATGCCAGCAGTTGTCACCACCGATTTACGTCTTTGTAATCCACGCTTGGCTTCGCTTCCAGGAATTATGAAAGCCAAGAAAAAAGAAATAAAAGCTCGTACTCTCGCCGAATTCGGGATTAGCGACAACAAGGTGCAAATCATTAAAATGGAGGCACCCAAACAACGCCAAGCCGGTATTCAAGTACCGGATGTAGCAACGCTGGTAGAAAAACTGCACAACGAAGCCAAGGTTATTTAGTATAACAACTTGACGCTTATTTTGTGCATCGGCAACAAAACCTACTTTGCTTGAAAAAGCTTAACCAAGAGAGTTTAATTATATGTCAAACGTACTTATATTAGTTGAGCAGTTAAAAGGTGCTCCTAAAAAAACTTCATTAAATGGTATTACTTTCGGTCAACAATTAGTGGCTAAATCAGGTGGCGAGCTTCATCTAGCTGTCATTGGCAAAGATGCCAACCAAGTAGCTACCCAGTTACGTAGCTATGGTGCTGCCAAAATTCATGTAATTACCGGCGAAGCATTTGCTGCACCAGTAGTCGAAACTTTAACCGCAGCTTTAGCTACTGCTGCCCAAGCTTGTAGTGCTAATATTATTGCTGCGGCCTCCTCAAGTACCATAAAAGATGTTCTGCCTCGTTTGGCGGCTCGACTTGATGCGGCCATGGCCAGTGATGTCATAGAGGTCGTTGATGACAGTACCTTTAAACGACCAATGTGGGCTGGCAATGTCACTGCTACCGTACGTTTAACTACCCCAATGCGTATTTGTTCAGTAAGATCGACTGAATTTGATGAACCAGAAAACAAAGGTGGCGAGTCAGCTATTGCTGAAATAAATTTCGAACTTGATCTTAGTGCTATTAAAACCAAGCTTGTAAACTTTAAAGAAATTAAGAGCCAACGCCCCGATGTCACCACCGCTAATATTGTAGTTTCAGGTGGTCGTGGGGTAAAAAATCCTGAAGGTTTTGCTATTGTTGAACAACTTGCCGATACTCTTGGGGCAGGCGTTGGCGCTACGCGAGCTGTAGTTGACGCTGGCTGGGTGCCAAACGACTTACAGGTGGGGCAAACCGGCAAAATTGTCGCGCCAAACCTTTATATAGCTGTTGGTATCTCTGGTGCGATTCAGCACTTAGCCGGCATGAAAGGCTCTAAAACTATCGTTGCCATTAATAAAGACCCTGAAGCCCCCATTTTTCAAATAGCTGACTACGGTTTAGTAGCCGATATGCAAAAAGCAGTGCCTGAGCTTATTAACGCAATTAAATCGATGCGAGCCTAGGGGTTCATCCCTAATTTCGTAAATCATTTGCAAAATTACTGTTTACTTACTTTACCTAATACGTAGCCTTCCGCTACGATCTGCGAGACGTGTGGCGACGGCTTATAATTATTTTTTGTATCCTGGCTGGTGTGTTAACCGGTGCAGCGCTGTTTATTAAAAGCGAGCGTGTCACTACGAGTTTGCGCTCCTACATAGAAAGCTTTGCCAAAAATACCTTAGGTTTTAATCTGCAAATAGAGGCCGTCAACATTGACTTATGGCCGCCATGTTTACGCTTTGACAATGCCGTCATTAATTTACCCAAACAAATAAATCCCATAGTGATTTTAGAACATGGCTCAATTTCGATAAATCCTTGGCCAACCGCCACCGGAGCCGTCGTTATTTCCCAGCTAACCCTTGACGGTGTACATACCGACATCGACACCAAAGCTTTACGAACACTTTTTAAAAAAAATAGCAAAAATCAAATGCGTTTGCCTTTTGATATTCGTGCTTTAAATCTTCATAAAGCAAATATCAAACTTCGTCACAATAACTGGCGAATTAAGGTCAGCGATGCAAATATTGAAGCGATTCCAACATCAAGAGGCCGACGTACAATTCAATTAAATTGGCCCGCTACTACACTGCTAAACAATTCGCAAAATTTTACCTTCGCTACCAAATTGCATGCCATAGTGAATGGTAGCCTTGATCAATTAGAATCTATTCAAATTATTGATAGTAGCTTTATTCATGATAAAGA harbors:
- a CDS encoding electron transfer flavoprotein subunit beta/FixA family protein; this encodes MKLLVTIKRVEDPEIKIKVKADGSGIETEQMKYAMNPFDEIAVEEALRLRDQQQGEVVIVSIGNQEAQQQIRSALAMGADRGIHVTVDQNIDPLAAATVLSKIAAEEKPDLILLGKQAVDDDMGQVGTMLAEKLGWGQASFASKEENLESEAEKNKVPAIKIDNNNAIVIREVDGGLETVSITMPAVVTTDLRLCNPRLASLPGIMKAKKKEIKARTLAEFGISDNKVQIIKMEAPKQRQAGIQVPDVATLVEKLHNEAKVI
- a CDS encoding electron transfer flavoprotein subunit alpha/FixB family protein, yielding MSNVLILVEQLKGAPKKTSLNGITFGQQLVAKSGGELHLAVIGKDANQVATQLRSYGAAKIHVITGEAFAAPVVETLTAALATAAQACSANIIAAASSSTIKDVLPRLAARLDAAMASDVIEVVDDSTFKRPMWAGNVTATVRLTTPMRICSVRSTEFDEPENKGGESAIAEINFELDLSAIKTKLVNFKEIKSQRPDVTTANIVVSGGRGVKNPEGFAIVEQLADTLGAGVGATRAVVDAGWVPNDLQVGQTGKIVAPNLYIAVGISGAIQHLAGMKGSKTIVAINKDPEAPIFQIADYGLVADMQKAVPELINAIKSMRA